The window TTGGATCATAGAGTGTATGTCAATAATGAATTATAGCGTTCTCATTAATGGGGAGACAACTAAGCCATTTGATGCAGCTAGAGGACTTAGGCAAGGAGATCCTATGTCTCCATTCCTCTTTGCCATGGCAATGGAGTATCTGAGCATGAACCTAAAGACACTTAAGCATGAGAAAACTTTCCACTATAATCCTATGTGCTCTAGATTGGACCTAACTCATCTGAGCTTTGTTGATGACCTTCTCCTTTTCACAAGAGGAGATACTACTTATGTTGTCCTATTGCATCAAAAGTTCAACACCTTTTCAAAAGCTTCTGGGCTTAAagcaaatctagccaaaagctcAATATATTATGGAAGAGTTAGCAATGAACTGAAGCATGAGATCCAACAAGATCTAGGGTATAGTCAAGGAGTGTTGCCTTTCAAATATCTGGGCATACCTCTTGATACTAAGAAGCTGTCAATATTGCAATGGCAACCTCTCATTGACAAAATTGTGAGCAGAATTTCTTCATGGACAACAAAGAAActatcttatgcatgcaaaatacaGCTAATCCAAAGAGTAATCTTTGGCATCCAAGCCTATTGGGCTCAAATCTTTATTATACGTGCTAAAGTCATCAAAGCAATTGAAGTACACTGTAGAAGCTATATATGGTCCGGGGTGAATACAATAACCAAAAAGTCTTTGGTGGCATGAGATAAGATGTGTTCTCCAAGAGCTGCTAGAGGATTGAATATGATTCACTTGGCCACATGGAACAAATCTGCTATCATTAAGACCTGCTGGGAGTTGGCTAATAAGAAGGAAAAGCTATGGATTAGATGGATCCATAACTACTATATCAAAGAGCATGAGTTTATGCATATGGGAGTACCAAAGCAAGCCTGTTGGATGGTTCGAAAGGTGTTTAAGGCAAGGGACATGTTACACCTTATTAGCAATTTGTCACAAGGCACAATCATAAAACATGTGTACCTGCAACTACTAGGTGTATTTCCAAAAGTTCAATGGAAAGGATTGATGTGTCAAAATCAAGCAACACCAAAAGCCATCTTCACCATGTGGCTTCAGGTGCAAAGAAGAATGTTAACAACTGATAGATTGAAGAAATGAGGAATGCAGATAAATGACACTTGTTGTTTCTGTCATCAACAACCAGAGATGCGAGATCATTTGTTTGGTGAATGTGAATATGGTAAATGCCTATGGCACAGGCTCATGCACTGGCTGCAAATTCAGTACCCTCATATAAACTCATGAGTAGTAAATCATCAATGGATAGTTATGAAAACTAAGAGCAGATCTCAGTTGGCAAGAATACTTAAGCTAGTCTATGTAGAGTATATTCATGCACTGTGGACTGAGATGGATCTTTGAGAAGCAAACTACTGCATGAGAGGTCCTAGCTAGGAGAGTGGCTTGCATATGCAACTTTAGAGCCGAAGGCTATACGCGAGTGTTGCTCAACAATTGTAAATATTAGTCACTATAATGTGTTTAGCAAGGCATAGAAATGTAGAGCGTTTTGTTGGATACTTTCTTTTATATTGTAGAACCGACTAACATTGTCTCCTCAGATTTGTAAATGTTACATTAGTGATTAATGCAAAAAGTTTaattactaataataataataataataatatatatatatatatatatatatatatatatatatatatatatatgtgtgtatattaTTAATACAACAAATCATATTCCTTaaaaataatacatatattaCAATCCCTCAGTTACTAATCCCCACATAATTACCTCGGATCCTAATTCCTAACTGGAATTCTATTTTTTCAGACATCAATAAGAACTCCGATTCTTTGTACTTTTCATCGAGTCTTtgacagaaaaagaaaaagaacatgtCTCGGGAGAGAGCCAAACGTGCGACACTGCCTCCAGCTCAGGAGGTGCCATTTTAACTCTacttctttagtttcctcttttaATTTCCAGATTCATCAATTTGTTTTCTTCTAAATCTGAATTAACCCTTTACTATAAATCTATGGCAAAATTTTCTTGCATAGGGATGTGAGATTTACATGATTTATAATATTTGCAGAATATTGAGAAGTTAGAAAAGGTTGTAAAGCAGGGAAATTACTATGGAGCTCAACAGATGTTCAAGTCTATTAGCGCTAGGTACAATCTATAAGCCACCCCTTCTGATAATTTGGCCTCAACTCTAAAAGGGTTAATCTTTGATTCAGTTAATATGCTTTGCTTTCAGATATGTGTCCGCTGAGAGGTATTCTGAAGCTTTGGATATTCTTCAGTGTGGCGCTTGCTTACAATTGGAGAATGGACAGGTTATATAATCTATTCACTCCTATGGAAATTGCATATACCTTCACAATTTTATATGATTGTATTTGACTGAGCCCCAGAGTTTAAGATGCTAATTTGGCTAATATGTTATATTAGTGCTAGTAGAAGGTTCTACCTAAGTCTTGGTGGACAAAGTTACCTAGTACCTATGCTAGTGGGAGGTAGTAGGTGGTGGAATAGTCGGGGTGCACGCAAGTTGGCCCGGAGGCTATTgtgaaacaaaacaaaaaaattagTGATAGTAGAAGTAAGTATTGTGGTGATGGTTGAAAATTTAGTGTGATACAGAAAACATTATCTTGAAGTTTAAAGATTGAACAAGTTAATAAACTTGAATCTTGGAAGGTGTGAAAGTTGTATATAACAAAATGGTGTCAATATTTTGGGATGTTCTAAAATGAAAATAATAACCgaggggtctatcggaaacaacctctctatctccacaaggtagggataaggtctgtgtACCTATTACTCTCCGCAGACCGCACCTGTGGGAATACACTATGTTGTTGTTCTAAAGTGAAAAGAAAGTCTTATAAATTTgtggttttgggggggggggggttacttTTTTTTCCTTTATCCTGACGTATTCACAGTAGGAGGATAGCTTATATGTATTGTGGACAATTCAGCAGATAAACTTGCCACTTGCAACAAAGGTGTACTATGTAATCTGGATGACTTCATGATCAAACTTAAGTAAGCACATGAAAGATGTCATTTAAATatacttgaaacttgaaattcaAAACAATCTTGAGGTTATTCTTATTGGAAGATTAAACAAGAACTTCTTTTACCTATTTGTTGATGACAGAAGATCTTGACATTTTGCAGGTGACCTGTGGGTCAGAGCTTGCATTGTTGTTTGTTGAAACTCTTGTAAAAGGAGAAGTTTCTTATAATGAAGAAACTCTTGGTAAGTATGCTCTAAATGTTTTTAACCATCTGGTAAATTTTCCTATTCCTTGcactttataatttttcaagctgAGAAGTGTGCGACACTTGTTTCATCACTCTTTTAATGTTTGGTATACATGACATCCCAAAAAATTTCAGGAAGTTCCCAACATATTTCTACAGCTCCTTAAATCAGGAAGCAATTATAGGGGAGATTGCCAAATGGGAAATGGGGGAAATCTTTTGCAAAATTCAATTGTAACGAATAATAATGATATAGAAAGATTTATGTCTGCAAAGCAGTCAGCAAATTTTCTATTAACTTCTATAGTCTCTTGGCGAGAAGTAATATGGGGAACTTCCCATTTAAAGGTGATAGGCAAAGTGAGCACCTAAGAAAAGATAATTCGTTCATGTGAACAGCTGCGTATGCAATGTAATACTTCTTGATGAGAACTTGAGGAGAAGGAAATGGGAGAGGACATCCACCACCTAAAGACGACAGTAAGATTGCTGCCAATCTTTGGAATCCTATTATCAGTTTTTTTGGTTGAAGTGAATGGTGTCAAGCAATGTCAAATCGTTTGTGGGGCTTGGAAGTTTAGAGGATACAGTAATCAGAGGGGAAACttcagaaaaaaataattttttaagtgaaaatggtatttgaaaattagggTTGTGTTTGGAGATGAATACAATTTggagttgtttttgaatttttgtgtgtgatttgaagtgaaaattttgaaaaataacattttggagttgttcaaatttccggaaaattccgaaattcaacttcaagtgaaatatgaaatttttatggccaaacattgATTCTGAAAAAAAAGTTCAAATTTTCtggaaaaaagtgaaatttttttatggccaaacgggtaaGTACCTCAAGGAGTGTGTTGGATCATATGTAGGGAAAGAAACCAAAGATGCTTGGAGGAAAGGAGGACCATTCTATCAAATTAAGGAATTTAAATGTTTGATATGCATGACATACCAACAAGTTAATATGATCTGGTCGATCTTATAGATGGGAACTATAGTCTCTACTCTCTAGAGCCTTGTGGATTCAACTATACTCTAAGATCATAGTTCTGTATTCTATGCCTCTTCTCAACGGGATTgatttccctttttcttttattttactcATAAATTTCTATACTTGTCAAAGAAACATCTTAACATGTCCAAGCATTTATTAATGAAATTAGAAGTTTTTAAAGAGAATGCTTTTAACCTAGCAGTTATTCTTTTGGCAGCATGTATTAGCACAAAATTGACATAAAATGGCCAGGGAAAGAACTAGAAAGAATATGTATGCAAATCATTTGTCTTTCCAACTAATTGAAATTAAATGATACAATACAAAAttaaatattacaatttttttggTTCCAAAATCTTATATGCAGAAAGAGATATCGAGAAAAAAGCTAATTAAGTGGTACGTCCCCCTTTTCAGAATGAATATtcatgttttctttttctcttggtgccaaaattataaaaagaaagtacttttgcATTAAGAGAGGATACCCAATTATAAACACACTGATCAAAGTAGATGATACGCCTATTGTATTGTGAGAAGGGAGGACAGGATAGTTAAAAAAGGCTTAACCTTTGATTATTATGAAATAATCTCTAGACTGGCTTTGTACAATTAATGACTGCATTTTGATTTATAAAAAGATAATAAACAAGTAACTTCAAATGTATGATATTTCATTAAAAGTTAAGGGACCTATATCTATTATTCTTTATACGAGCTTTCCCTATCCGTTTCTAGAAGATCCAAACATAGCATGCGGACCAATGTGTTCACCCATTATGTATTTTCATCTCTTCTCTTGATAACTCGACAAAGTCAAAGTAAAATAATAATCACCTTGAGACTGAGGGATTGTGAAAATTAAATAATCATTAATTGGTCCTCCTTTGGACAACATATTATTGCTGTTTacttatttgggggggggggggggggactatgTTTCGTCAAATGATTAAGGGAAAAACAACCAAAATGTCCTAAAACTTAACTAGCATGAATTAAATCCTTATGCACTTCATTGCTGTATCATAAAGTGTAACTTCAGCTATACCGCTCGTCTTTTTCTGTTATTGATTTGATGCTTAATAAGTAGTTTTATTTCCTGACTTGATTATAATGCAATTCTCCTTAGACCGTGTCAGGAAAATCTACGAGAAGTTTCCTCGACCTTCAGTGCCACAAAATTTGGACCTcgcagatgatgatgatgatgatgatatgcAAAAACTTTCTGAAGCCATTGCGGCTGCCAAAACCCGAGTTGAATGCTGTTCTTCCTTTTTAAAAGCCTCTATCAAGTTAGATACTCTCTCTCTGGCCCATTCACAAATtcctccatgtttcttttattcgTATAATTCTTAAAAAACATATCATTTTAGCTGCTCGAATTCTGTTGCTGTTGAACATTTGACTCTGTGTATTATACTCCCAGGGATCTGCTATCGAGTTTTCTTTTAACTAGGGACTTGGATTTTAGTTAATTTGTACCTTACTTATTGGGTATTtgatagaagaaaaaaaaattaaaaaacttaGCAAAAATATTATTTGGATCTCCAGAAGGAGCACTGGACTTTTTATATAATCGGTTGGGTACTCTTCATTTAAATCTTTCCGTACTTTTCTTCAAAAAGCAGTCCTGCGCATCCTATTAGTAAGACCATTGGTCCATCAAAGAAAGACCTGACCCCCCATAACTTATTCGGTCTTCGTTTTGATGGAAAAGAAAAGTACCCTAGAATTCAAACCTTCAATTCCAGATCCCTCTCAACACTTGGACTGTCCATTCTGCAGACATCTCTGGAGGATCCACTCCACAGTGCAAACTTCCAGCAAGACATTTCAAATACTCCCTTCGCCTCTTTGTTACTGCATGTGAAACAGTAAAGATTACCTCATCTTGCAATCTTTTCCTGTGGCAATTTCTGTCAAGGGTTAGTAACAGCTATGCCAGTCTCCTTATAAGAGCTCATACACGATTAAGACATCTTGGAGAAGATTATCTTGGTTGTTTTATTAAGCGAGGACATGTTGTCCTCCTCTTTAAATGTTCTATAATCTCATCCATATTAGTATCTTTTCTGATGACAAAATGCTATTTTTTTTATAGGTGGTCAGCAGAATTTGGTGCACATAGGTATGGATCTCCAGAGTTGCATGAGATGCTGGCAGATTATATATATTCTCAATCTACCGAAGTGGTACGTTCTCCGGAAAGCATGACGCATTGACTTATTGACTCGCTTGTAGTAGCTGTAATATATGCATATCATGACTGCAATATCTTTACCAGTAGTGGTCTTATTGTTTTCAAACAGTACTTTGCTATTTGACATTAGAAAAGGATAGGGGCTTCTAATAGATGACAATTAGCGGAATTGGATTTCAAGTCAATTTAGCCAATCATTAATATTGCAGTAGACCTCCTTACATACTTTTTGATTTGCAGGACATGGTTAAAGTATCTTTTCATTTTGTTAGAGGAAGGAATCTGAAGAAATTTGCTTCAACTATCATAAATTTCATGGGCAAGGTAAGCACTGGTTCCGTGATTTTTTGCTAACGAGATGTCATGAGCAGATATTACAAGGTCCAAAAGCTGGATTGCCATGTTCTCTATGTCTCTTTCCTGTTTATTCAAAGTTTTCCAAGGAAAGAGTCTTTCTTTTCTGGTTTTATTTCTTTTGCACAGTAACAATTTCTTGAAGTTGCTTGTGGATATTGACTTAATGATGCTCTATGATAGATGTGAAATTTTAATATAATTCATACAATTTAATATGCAGTGCTATCCAGGAGAGGATGATTTGGCTATTGCCCGGGCAATTTTGATGTAAGCAGAGTTGTAATATGAATAAGTGCCTTGCATTCAATTACTGTTCTACCCAGTTTATCCCATTTGTGCTGGTCCATATTAGGAGCATTATATTTCAGTAAACTATTTTAAAAAAAGAGAGACTATTTTAAACTTTACAGTTACTACCGGGTCAGTAAATATTTGCAGTTATCTGAGCATGTGCACACTTGTAGGTCTGCATATTATTGCCCCTTTCAGTGTAATGTTTCTGAAAACATACTTACATAATGCTTAACTTTCTAATAAGAGGTTTGAAATTCAATCTTTGTGCATATTTGGAACCAGAGTTACTGACTTTCAGTTTGTTCCAGTATACGGAACAGAAATGGGCTACCAAAATGCAAGCTATGTGACAAGGCTTCTTAAGAAATACACTTGGACACaaatttttcta is drawn from Nicotiana tomentosiformis chromosome 12, ASM39032v3, whole genome shotgun sequence and contains these coding sequences:
- the LOC104107956 gene encoding protein GET4-like, which produces MSRERAKRATLPPAQENIEKLEKVVKQGNYYGAQQMFKSISARYVSAERYSEALDILQCGACLQLENGQVTCGSELALLFVETLVKGEVSYNEETLDRVRKIYEKFPRPSVPQNLDLADDDDDDDMQKLSEAIAAAKTRVECCSSFLKASIKWSAEFGAHRYGSPELHEMLADYIYSQSTEVDMVKVSFHFVRGRNLKKFASTIINFMGKCYPGEDDLAIARAILMYLSLGNLRDANKLMEEVEKEMQAKHLGFPQSELMQFVNYLLLTVQRDALPLFNMLRQSYKSSIDRDPLLNELLDEIAKKFYGVQRKNPLQGMFGDIFKMIGGE